A window of Rhinatrema bivittatum chromosome 2, aRhiBiv1.1, whole genome shotgun sequence contains these coding sequences:
- the LOC115085976 gene encoding LOW QUALITY PROTEIN: zinc finger protein 585A-like (The sequence of the model RefSeq protein was modified relative to this genomic sequence to represent the inferred CDS: deleted 1 base in 1 codon; substituted 1 base at 1 genomic stop codon) translates to MPAGASAQDPVTFEDIAVYFSQEEWEDLEEQQKELYKDVMMENYQTLISLGSGSQTATPNIISHIEQREEPYIRDEPGAEERETGKSSCSENDDPGIKNKKGQESNAIQNPEGKVLILSGIIREVTSSWSALERNCRNQCISEKKQRNPTGYSVTNSVCEHSASNVTHTGAEQRNEIIEQKGLYNAFXNLRDLTLQNYLSVLSVVKSSIARLPLQRHESVHRGEKPFTYIEVGKIFGQKKNITSYERHHTAVKSFTYSECGKRFHLKQSLISHQTEHKVEKPFMCSECGKRFRHKVGLTRHQTVHTGEKPFTCTECGKSFNQKRYLIRHQRVHTGEKPFTCTECVKSFCEKESLTAHQRVHTGEKPFTCIECGKSFREKKNLTAHQKVHTDEKPFTCTECGKRFRHKRGLTAHQRVHTGEKPFTCTECGKRFRHKRNLTTHQKVHTCEKPFACSESGKSFSEKKNLTTHQSVHSGEKPFTCSECGKSFTQKRNLIWHQSVHTGEKPFTCTECGKRFRHKISLTSHQRVHTGEKPFTCFECGKRFRHKISLTSHQRVHTGEKPFTCAECGKRFRHKVSLTNHQRVHTGQKPFMCLEGGKSFTQKKNLISHQRVPTGQKQFTCTECGKMFCRKVSLTSHQRVHTGEKPFTCSECGKMFCRKVSLTSHQRVHTGEKPFTCSECGKSFCEKKSLTAHQRVHAAEKPFTCSECGKSFNQKENLLRHQRVHTGEKPFTCTECGKRFRVKVSLTSHQRVHTGEKPFTCTECGKSFREKKRLTSHQRVHTGEKPFTCSECGKRFHHKISMTGHQRVHTGEKPFTCSECGKRFHHKISMTGHQRVHTGEKPFKCSECGKSFNQKINLISHQRVHTGEKPFKCSECVKSFNQKRNLISHQRVHTGEKPFTCTECGKRFCLKVSLTSHQRVHTGEKPFTCTECGKSFREKKSLTNHQRVHTGEKPFTCFECGKSFNQKRYLIRHQRVHTGEKPFKCSECAKSFHQKINLIRHQRVHTGKKPFTCSECGKRFSHKLSLTAHQRVHTDERESLEAKF, encoded by the exons GATCAGGATCTCAGACTGCCACACCTAATATCATTTCCCACATTGAACAAAGGGAAGAGCCGTACATCAGGGATGAGCCAGGAGCAGAGGAAAGGGAAACTGGGAAAAGCAGCTGCTCCG AAAATGATGATCctggaattaaaaataaaaagggacaAGAGTCGAATGCCATTCAGAATCCAGAAGGAAAGGTGTTGATATTATCAGGAATAATTAGAGAAGTTACTTCCTCATGGTCTGCTTTGGAAAGAAATTGCAGGAATCAGTGCATCTCAgagaagaagcaaagaaatccAACAGGATACTCAGTTACGAATTCTGTGTGTGAGCACAGTGCCAGTAATGTCACACacacaggtgcagagcagagaaaTGAGATAATAGAACAAAAAGGCTTGTATAATGCTT TCTGAAATCTCAGAGATCTCACACTGCAGAATTATTTATCTGTGCTGAGTGTGGTAAAATCTTCCATAGCCAGATTACCCTTACAACGACATGAGAGCGTCCACAggggtgagaaaccatttacatataTTGAGGTTGGTAAAATCTTTGGCCAGAAGAAAAATATAACAAGTTATGAGAGACACCACACTGCTGTGAAATCATTTACATacagtgagtgtggtaaaagatTCCATCTTAAGCAAAGCCTCATAAGCCACCAGACAGAACATAAGGTTGAGAAACCATTTAtgtgtagtgagtgtggtaaaaggtTCCGTCATAAGGTAGGTCTGACCAGGCACCAAACagtccacactggtgagaaaccatttacatgtactgagtgtggtaaaagcttcaatcAGAAGAGATATCTGATCAGACACCAGAGAGTccatactggagagaaaccatttacatgtactgagtgtgttAAAAGCTTCTGTGAGAAGGAAAGCCTGACCGCCCACCAGAGagtccacactggtgagaaaccatttacatgtattgagtgtggtaaaagcttccgtGAGAAGAAAAACTTGACTGCCCACCAGAAAGTCCACACTgatgagaaaccatttacatgtactgagtgtggtaaaaggtTCCGTCATAAGAGAGGCCTGACCGCCCACCAGAGagtccacactggtgagaaaccatttacatgtactgagtgtggtaaaaggtTCCGTCATAAGAGAAACCTGACCACCCACCAGAAGGTCCACACTTGTGAGAAACCATTTGCATGTTCTGAGAGTGGTAAAAGCTTCTCTGAGAAGAAAAACCTGACCACCCACCAGAGCGTCCACagtggtgagaaaccatttacatgttctgagtgtggtaaaagcttcacgCAGAAGAGAAATCTGATCTGGCACCAGAGcgtccacactggtgagaaaccatttacatgtactgagtgtggtaaaaggtTCCGTCATAAGATAAGCCTGACCAGCCACCAGAGagtccacactggtgagaaaccattcaCATGTTTTGAGTGTGGTAAAAGGTTCCGTCATAAGATAAGCCTGACCAGCCACCAGAGagtccacactggtgagaaaccattcaCATGTGCTGAGTGTGGAAAAAGATTCCGTCATAAAGTAAGCCTGACTAACCACCAGAGAGTCCACACTGGTCAGAAACCATTTATGTGCTTAGAAGGTGGTAAAAGCTTTACTCAGAAGAAAAATCTGATCAGCCACCAGAGAGTCCCCACTGGTCAGAAacaatttacatgtactgagtgtggtaaaatgTTCTGTCGTAAGGTAAGCCTGACTAGCCACCAAAGagtccacactggtgagaaaccgtttacatgttctgagtgtggtaaaatGTTCTGTCGTAAGGTAAGCCTGACTAGCCACCAAAGagtccacactggtgagaaaccgtttacatgttctgagtgtggtaaaagcttctgtGAGAAGAAAAGCCTGACTGCTCACCAGAGAGTCCACGCTgctgagaaaccatttacatgttctgagtgtggtaaaagcttcaatcAGAAGGAAAATCTGCTCAGGCACCAGAGagtccacactggtgagaaaccatttacatgtactgagtgtggtaaaaggtTCCGTGTTAAGGTAAGCCTGACGAGCCACCAAAGagtccacactggtgagaaaccatttacatgtactgagtgtggtaaaagcttccgCGAGAAGAAACGTCTGACCAGCCACCAGAGagtccacactggtgagaaaccatttacatgttctgagtgtggtaaaaggtTCCATCATAAGATAAGCATGACTGGCCACCAGAGagtccacactggtgagaaaccatttacatgttctgagtgtggtaaaaggtTCCATCATAAGATAAGCATGACTGGCCACCAAAGagtccacactggtgagaaaccatttaaatgttctgagtgtggtaaaagctttaatcAGAAGATAAATCTTATTAGCCACCAGAGagtccacactggtgagaaaccatttaaatgttctgagtgTGTTAAAAGCTTTAATCAGAAGAGAAATCTGATTAGCCACCAGAGagtccacactggtgagaaaccgtttacatgtactgagtgtggtaaaaggtTCTGTCTTAAGGTAAGCCTGACCAGCCACCAAAGagtccacactggtgagaaaccttttacatgtactgagtgtggtaaaagcttccgCGAGAAGAAAAGCCTGACCAACCACCAAAGagtccacactggtgagaaaccatttacatgttttgagtgtggtaaaagcttcaatcAGAAGAGATATCTGATCAGGCACCAGAGagtccacactggtgagaaaccatttaaatgttctgagtgTGCTAAAAGCTTTCATCAGAAGATAAATCTGATCAGGCACCAGAGAGTCCACACTGGTAAGAAACCGtttacatgttctgagtgtggtaaaaggtTCAGTCATAAGTTGAGCCTGACCGCCCACCAGAGAGTCCACACTGATGAGAGAGAATCACTGGAAGCAAAATTCTAA